From the genome of Gemmatimonas phototrophica, one region includes:
- a CDS encoding DUF502 domain-containing protein — MRRLLGYFARGLVLLAPLAVTVWVCWIVFTNVDGWLGLPIPGAGFFATIALITLFGFLGSNLLTRSAVSALEALMTRLPFVRLLYGSTKDLLNAFVGEKRRFDKPVTVEITSDGAVRLMGFVTQEALSHLGLDGQVAVYCPHSYNFSGQLYIVRTSQVHPLDVASADAMAFVVSGGVAGLDRNPLSTGDIAALPPAP, encoded by the coding sequence ATGAGACGGTTACTCGGCTACTTCGCGCGTGGGTTGGTGCTGCTCGCGCCCCTGGCCGTGACGGTGTGGGTGTGCTGGATTGTCTTTACCAACGTGGACGGCTGGCTGGGGCTCCCGATTCCCGGCGCGGGATTCTTTGCCACGATTGCCCTGATCACCCTCTTCGGGTTCCTCGGATCCAATCTGCTTACGCGATCCGCGGTATCGGCGCTGGAAGCACTGATGACGCGCCTGCCCTTTGTGCGACTGTTGTACGGGTCTACCAAAGACCTGCTCAACGCGTTTGTGGGCGAGAAGCGGCGTTTCGATAAACCCGTGACCGTGGAGATCACCTCCGACGGCGCGGTGCGCCTCATGGGGTTCGTGACGCAGGAAGCGCTGTCGCATCTGGGACTCGATGGACAGGTCGCCGTGTATTGTCCGCACTCGTACAATTTCTCGGGTCAGTTGTACATCGTGCGCACGTCTCAGGTGCATCCCCTGGACGTGGCCAGCGCCGACGCCATGGCGTTTGTGGTCTCGGGCGGCGTGGCCGGACTCGATCGCAATCCCTTGTCCACCGGCGACATCGCCGCCCTTCCTCCCGCGCCATGA
- a CDS encoding metal-dependent hydrolase family protein, which yields MTIRLSALTASAAALALSLLAGPASAQPAARPPEATLLLVPDAVFDGTTDQPHKGWAVLVTGQRITATGPLATLQVPATAQRIALPGTTLLPGLSDLHSHVLLHPYDETPWNDQVLRESLALRTARAVNHLRATLDAGFTMLRDLGTEGADYADVGLKEAVDQGIIPGPRLFVTTKAIVATGSYGPKGFGAEIGVPQGAEEADGVEGLTRVVRDQIGHGADWIKIYADYRWGPRGEARPTFTPAEWNAIVQTAASSGRPVVAHASTVEGMTRATMAGVEVIEHGDAATPDVFSLMKQKGVAFCPTLAATESTTRYRGWKKGIDPDPAGITQKKKMFRDALASGVTICNGSDVGVFAHGTNALELELMVEYGMTPAQALKAATSVNARIMHRENELGRVAPGLLADLVAVQGDPSQSIGALRNVRFVMKGGAIVRRP from the coding sequence ATGACGATCCGCCTTTCCGCCCTCACCGCTTCGGCGGCGGCTCTGGCTCTTTCGCTGCTTGCCGGGCCGGCGTCGGCTCAGCCAGCCGCCCGACCGCCAGAAGCGACCCTGCTGCTCGTGCCGGATGCCGTTTTTGACGGGACGACGGACCAGCCCCACAAAGGGTGGGCGGTGCTGGTCACGGGACAGCGCATTACCGCCACCGGTCCACTGGCCACGCTGCAAGTGCCGGCAACGGCGCAGCGCATAGCACTGCCTGGCACGACCCTTTTGCCCGGCTTGAGCGATCTGCACAGCCATGTGCTGCTGCATCCCTACGACGAAACGCCTTGGAATGATCAGGTGCTGCGGGAGTCGCTGGCATTGCGGACCGCCCGCGCCGTGAACCATCTCAGGGCCACACTGGATGCCGGTTTCACCATGCTCCGCGATCTGGGCACGGAGGGCGCCGATTACGCCGATGTAGGGCTGAAGGAAGCCGTCGATCAGGGGATCATTCCCGGACCGCGGCTGTTCGTGACCACCAAGGCGATTGTCGCAACAGGCTCGTACGGCCCCAAGGGGTTTGGCGCGGAAATCGGGGTGCCGCAAGGCGCCGAAGAGGCCGATGGGGTGGAAGGACTTACGCGGGTGGTGCGTGATCAGATCGGCCATGGCGCCGACTGGATCAAGATTTACGCGGACTACCGGTGGGGTCCGCGCGGCGAGGCGCGTCCCACGTTCACGCCGGCCGAGTGGAACGCCATTGTCCAGACGGCCGCCTCCAGCGGACGTCCAGTGGTGGCCCATGCCAGTACCGTGGAAGGAATGACGCGCGCCACCATGGCCGGCGTGGAAGTCATTGAACATGGCGATGCCGCCACCCCTGACGTATTCTCGCTCATGAAGCAGAAAGGTGTGGCCTTTTGTCCAACGCTGGCGGCAACGGAGAGCACCACCCGTTATCGCGGTTGGAAGAAAGGGATAGATCCCGACCCCGCCGGCATCACGCAGAAGAAAAAGATGTTTCGTGATGCACTGGCATCGGGCGTGACCATCTGCAATGGCAGCGATGTGGGCGTGTTTGCGCATGGCACCAACGCGCTCGAACTGGAACTCATGGTGGAGTACGGCATGACGCCGGCCCAGGCGCTCAAGGCCGCCACCAGCGTGAATGCCCGCATCATGCACCGTGAGAATGAGTTGGGGCGCGTTGCCCCGGGGTTGCTGGCGGATCTCGTGGCGGTCCAGGGGGATCCGAGCCAGAGCATTGGCGCGCTGCGCAACGTACGATTCGTGATGAAGGGTGGAGCGATCGTTCGCCGTCCGTAA